DNA sequence from the Prolixibacter sp. SD074 genome:
CGATTATTTACTCCATGACACCAGACGAACGCGATACTCCGGCCCTGATTGACGGTTCACGTCGTAAGCGTATTGCCAGTGGTTCAGGAACCGATATTCAGGAAGTAAACCGCTTGATTAAACAATTCGGGGAAACCCGGAAAATGATGAAGATGGTTTCGCAGGGAGGAAATGCGCGCAAAATGGCTTCGAAGGCACAACGCGGAAGAAGATAAGCTCAATCAATCAATAAAATATCTTCAATGATTTTACTGGACGGAAAAAAGACATCGGCTGAACTGAAAGCCGAAATTGCTGAAGAAGTAAAGGCGCTGACAAGCAGTGGGAAAAAAGCCCCTCACCTGGCGGCAGTGTTGGTTGGTCACGACGGTGGAAGCGAATCGTACGTAGCCTTTAAAATGAAAGATTGTGCCGAGGTTGGATTTAAATCGAGCCTGGTTCGTTTTGAAGACGACGTGACAGAGGAGGAGCTGTTGGCAAAAGTGGATGAGTTAAATAACGATGATGACGTGGACGGATTTATCGTTCAGTTGCCGTTACCCAAACACATTTCCGAACAAAAAATTATTGAAGCCATCAATCCGAAAAAGGATGTTGATGGATTCCATCCGATTAACGTTGGACGCATGGTGATTGGCCTGCCTTGCTTTGTTTCGGCTACGCCTGATGGTATTGTTGATTTGCTGAAGCGGTACAATATTGAAACGTCAGGAAAGAATTGTGTGGTCGTTGGAAGAAGCAATATTGTCGGTCGCCCGTTGAGTATACTGATGTCGCAAAAAGCGCTAAATGCCACAGTTACTGTTGCGCATAGCCGGACGAAAAA
Encoded proteins:
- the folD gene encoding bifunctional methylenetetrahydrofolate dehydrogenase/methenyltetrahydrofolate cyclohydrolase FolD, producing MILLDGKKTSAELKAEIAEEVKALTSSGKKAPHLAAVLVGHDGGSESYVAFKMKDCAEVGFKSSLVRFEDDVTEEELLAKVDELNNDDDVDGFIVQLPLPKHISEQKIIEAINPKKDVDGFHPINVGRMVIGLPCFVSATPDGIVDLLKRYNIETSGKNCVVVGRSNIVGRPLSILMSQKALNATVTVAHSRTKNLKELCASADILIAALGVPEFIKGDMVKEGAVVIDVGTTRVKSDKTKSGFKLKGDVAFDEAAEKSSYITPVPGGVGPMTRVSLLKNTLLAAKKEIYS